TGAAAAGCGCATTGAGAAGCCGGCTGAAAAGCCAAAAGGAATTTCTGAATTCATCCAGGAAAAAATCTTTCGCGAGGAAAAGACAGAAAAAGAGGAGAAAAAGGAAAGCAAGCCTGAAAAGGCTCCTGAAATTCAGGAAGAGCAGAAAGAAATTTCTCCGATAGAGGCAAAAGAGCCTTTCCTTTCAGAGGTTATTAAATTCTTCAGCTCAAATAAGGTGGAAATAATTGAAAAGAGCATCCAGAAGAAAAAGTCAGAATATGACTTTGTGATAAGGATACCGAGCAATGTCGGAAGCCTTAGTTATTTCTGCAGGGCAAGGAAGAAGGCGTCAATAAATGAGGAAGACCTAAGCTCTGCCTATGTCCAGGCAGGGATAAGAAAGCTTCCGTGCCTGTTCATAACATCGGGAAAGCTTACCAAGAAAGCATCAGAGATACTTTCCCGCGAATTCAAGAACATGACTTTCAAGAACCTGTAGATTATCCGCTGAATTTTTTTAATGATTTTTTAATTTTGCCTGAAATTATATTTCTTTTTTGCGCGATATGATGTGTGCAGGAGCTTCTCGGCATTTTCTCCTCCGGGCTCGCCAAAGAACGATTCATATGCTGAATTGAGAGCAGGATTTTCATGCGCGCACCTGATTTCTGATTTTTCATCAATTGAATACAGCCCCTTTGCCCTTTCCTCAATAATCTTCCTTGAAGTTGGTATTGGCTGCCCGCCTCCGCCAACGCAGCCGCCCGGGCAAGCCATCACTTCAACAAAATCCGCATCAATTTCCCCATTTTTAATCATTGAGAGCATATTTTCCACATTTCCGCTTCCATTGACAACAGCAACCCTGACAGTTTCCTTCCCTATCTTGTATTCAGCCTTCTTTATGCCCTTCATTCCCCTTACTTCATTAAGCTTCAGCCTTTCTTTTTTTGTCTCTCCTGTTAAAATGTATTCTGCTGTCCTGAGGGAAGCTTCCATAACGCCCCCGCTTGCTCCGAAAATCTGCCCGCTTCCTGATGCAGTTGGGAGTAATTGGTCAAATTCATCATCTGGAATCTTTGAAAGCTCAATTCCTGATTCCCTTATCATTTTTGCAGCCTCGCGCACAGTCAGCACATGG
The genomic region above belongs to Candidatus Woesearchaeota archaeon and contains:
- a CDS encoding [FeFe] hydrogenase, group A, encoding SDVYKALNDGKKFVIAQIAPSVRSSIGEEFGMKPGSIVTKKVVSALRQVGFDSVMDTSTGADFTIMEEATELVKRLKDRREGKKTALPMFTSCCPAWVNYVESFHPELIENLSTSKSPYQMLGSVIKTYYAKKMELWDGDIVVVAVMPCTAKKQEAKRIEHKIGKIPAVDHVLTVREAAKMIRESGIELSKIPDDEFDQLLPTASGSGQIFGASGGVMEASLRTAEYILTGETKKERLKLNEVRGMKGIKKAEYKIGKETVRVAVVNGSGNVENMLSMIKNGEIDADFVEVMACPGGCVGGGGQPIPTSRKIIEERAKGLYSIDEKSEIRCAHENPALNSAYESFFGEPGGENAEKLLHTSYRAKKKYNFRQN